A window from Dissulfurirhabdus thermomarina encodes these proteins:
- a CDS encoding amylo-alpha-1,6-glucosidase encodes MAGGRDVIRVDEHYYVRATSTMVDDRTRVLKHGNGFAVFDRYGDILNIGRGEQGIYHEDTRHLSRLEIRLNDRRPLLLYSTVKSDNTLLTVDLANPDFEVPGEGRIPQGAVHVFRSKVLHGGACIEHIRLHNYACCPVAFTLEVFFDADFADIFEVRGTERRARGRDLAPRVRRDTVIFGYRGRDGVVRRTWVTSDPAPTEAWAGGFRYRVRLPARGATDIYLRVACQADETRVRDLAAAYRDIYTGLQQGVAASWHRQCYVSTSNEQFNDWLNRAYADLRMLTTPTGHGLYPYAGVPWFSTVFGRDGIWTGLECLWHNPDLARGVLRYLAAFQADDEDPATDAQPGKILHEVRRGEMARTGEVPFGRYYGSVDATPLFVVLAGAYFGRTGDREFLRELWPHVQRAIEWIDTYGDVDGDGFVEYARRTPRGLVNQGWKDSEDAVFHADGTLARGPVALCEVQGYVYEAKRAAARLARALEAPGAAERWEAEARLLRDRVEAAFWWPERGTYVLALDGEKRPCRVAASNPGHLLFSGLPDRRRAAELAQTFLAPAFFSGWGVRTLAETECRYNPMSYHNGSVWPHDNAIIAAGLARYGHKVEAARILAGLFDASIFMDLHRLPELFCGFARRPGEGPTHYPVACLPQAWASGAVFLLLQAVLGLEFRPGAREIRFRHPLLPAFLEEVKLENLRLGEASVDLVLRRHARNVSVDVARKDGPVEIVVAA; translated from the coding sequence GTGGCGGGAGGCCGGGATGTCATACGGGTGGACGAGCACTACTACGTGCGCGCCACCTCCACCATGGTGGACGACCGGACCCGGGTCCTGAAGCACGGAAACGGGTTCGCGGTCTTCGACCGCTACGGCGACATCCTGAACATCGGGCGGGGGGAGCAGGGGATCTACCACGAGGACACCCGGCATCTTTCCCGCCTGGAGATCCGCCTCAACGACCGGCGCCCCCTCCTCCTCTATTCCACGGTGAAGTCCGACAACACCCTCCTCACCGTGGACCTCGCCAACCCGGACTTCGAGGTCCCGGGGGAGGGCCGGATCCCGCAGGGGGCCGTCCACGTCTTTCGTTCCAAGGTGCTGCACGGGGGCGCCTGCATCGAGCACATCCGGCTCCACAACTACGCCTGTTGCCCCGTGGCCTTCACCCTCGAGGTCTTTTTCGATGCGGACTTTGCCGACATCTTCGAGGTCCGGGGCACGGAGCGGCGGGCCCGGGGACGGGACCTCGCCCCCCGGGTCCGCCGCGATACCGTGATCTTCGGCTACCGGGGCCGGGACGGCGTGGTGCGGCGGACCTGGGTCACCTCGGACCCGGCGCCCACCGAGGCCTGGGCCGGCGGTTTCCGGTACCGGGTACGGCTGCCGGCCCGGGGCGCCACGGATATCTACCTGCGCGTCGCCTGCCAGGCGGACGAGACCCGTGTGCGGGACCTGGCCGCGGCCTACCGGGACATCTACACCGGGCTCCAGCAGGGCGTGGCCGCTTCGTGGCACCGGCAATGCTACGTCTCCACCTCCAACGAGCAGTTCAACGACTGGCTCAACCGGGCCTACGCCGATCTCCGGATGCTCACCACCCCCACCGGCCACGGCCTCTATCCCTATGCCGGGGTGCCCTGGTTCAGCACGGTCTTCGGCCGGGACGGGATCTGGACCGGGCTGGAGTGCCTCTGGCACAACCCGGACCTGGCACGCGGGGTCTTGCGCTACCTGGCGGCCTTCCAGGCGGACGACGAGGACCCGGCCACCGACGCCCAGCCCGGCAAGATCCTCCACGAGGTCCGCCGCGGGGAGATGGCCCGGACCGGGGAGGTCCCCTTCGGCCGCTACTACGGCAGCGTGGACGCCACCCCGCTCTTCGTGGTCCTGGCCGGGGCCTACTTCGGGCGGACGGGGGACCGGGAGTTCCTCCGGGAACTCTGGCCCCACGTGCAGCGGGCCATCGAGTGGATCGACACCTACGGCGACGTGGACGGGGACGGGTTCGTGGAATACGCCCGGCGGACCCCCAGGGGGCTGGTGAACCAGGGGTGGAAGGACTCCGAGGATGCGGTCTTCCACGCGGACGGCACCCTGGCCCGGGGTCCCGTGGCACTCTGCGAGGTCCAGGGCTACGTCTACGAGGCCAAGCGGGCCGCGGCCCGCTTGGCCCGGGCCTTGGAGGCACCCGGCGCCGCCGAACGCTGGGAGGCGGAGGCGCGCCTCCTGCGCGACCGGGTCGAGGCCGCCTTCTGGTGGCCGGAACGGGGGACCTACGTCCTGGCCCTCGACGGGGAGAAACGACCCTGCCGGGTGGCGGCTTCCAACCCGGGGCACCTCCTCTTTTCCGGCCTTCCCGACCGGCGGCGGGCGGCGGAGTTGGCGCAGACCTTCCTGGCCCCGGCCTTCTTCTCCGGGTGGGGCGTGCGGACCCTGGCCGAGACCGAGTGCCGCTACAACCCGATGTCCTACCACAACGGCTCGGTCTGGCCCCACGACAACGCCATCATCGCCGCCGGCCTGGCGCGCTACGGGCACAAGGTGGAGGCCGCCCGGATCCTCGCGGGTCTCTTCGACGCCAGCATCTTCATGGACCTTCACCGGTTGCCGGAGTTGTTCTGCGGGTTCGCCCGGCGACCTGGGGAAGGTCCCACGCACTACCCCGTGGCTTGTCTCCCGCAGGCCTGGGCCAGCGGTGCGGTCTTCCTGCTGCTCCAGGCCGTCTTGGGGCTCGAATTCCGCCCCGGGGCGCGGGAGATCCGGTTTCGGCACCCGCTCCTGCCGGCCTTCCTGGAAGAGGTCAAGCTCGAGAACCTGCGCCTCGGCGAGGCCAGCGTGGACCTGGTCCTCCGGCGCCATGCCCGGAACGTGAGCGTGGACGTGGCCCGAAAGGATGGGCCCGTGGAGATCGTGGTGGCGGCCTGA
- a CDS encoding THUMP domain-containing class I SAM-dependent RNA methyltransferase has protein sequence MQARGERGETTGRAASGTVHRLFAVAPPGLEAVTAREVETLGTPGRVRPGGVEFRGDLRGLYRANLHLRTAHRVLVRVAAFAAPGLAAVARETARYPWEIYVPAGCPVRVRVTAHRSRLYHTGAVAERVLRGIADRLGRSVEPASGPSGAGEVLLVVRVAGSHLQVSVDSSGAHLHRRGWRRAHAAASLRETLAAGMLLAAGWDGTAPLLDPFCGAGTIAVEAAFIAAGRAPGIARSFAFEAWRNFDPALFDELRELARRQERPVTAAIRGADLDPRAVRAARANAARAGVAEAVTFLRAPVEALEPVGDAPGWIVSDPPYGRRSRVPGGAERAWAALGRRLRRRFSGWRVVVLGPDRLAPALGLPLEPLALLDNGGLKVRLLRGRVPGR, from the coding sequence ATGCAGGCACGCGGGGAGCGAGGAGAAACGACGGGGAGGGCTGCTTCCGGGACCGTCCACCGGCTCTTCGCCGTGGCCCCGCCGGGCCTCGAGGCGGTGACCGCCCGCGAGGTCGAGACCCTCGGCACCCCGGGGCGGGTGCGGCCCGGCGGCGTCGAGTTCCGGGGGGATCTCCGGGGCCTCTACCGGGCCAACCTCCACCTCCGGACGGCCCACCGCGTGCTCGTGCGGGTGGCGGCGTTCGCCGCCCCGGGCCTCGCCGCCGTCGCCCGGGAGACCGCCCGCTACCCCTGGGAGATCTACGTCCCGGCCGGGTGCCCGGTCCGGGTCCGGGTCACCGCGCACCGCTCCCGGCTCTACCACACCGGCGCGGTGGCCGAGCGGGTCTTGCGGGGCATCGCAGACCGGCTGGGGAGGAGCGTGGAACCCGCGTCCGGCCCCTCGGGGGCGGGGGAGGTCCTCCTGGTGGTCCGGGTCGCGGGGTCGCACCTCCAGGTGAGCGTGGACAGCTCCGGGGCGCACCTCCACCGGCGGGGCTGGCGGCGGGCACACGCCGCCGCCTCGCTCCGGGAGACCCTGGCCGCGGGGATGCTTCTTGCGGCCGGCTGGGACGGCACCGCGCCCCTCCTCGATCCCTTCTGCGGGGCGGGCACCATCGCCGTGGAGGCGGCGTTCATCGCCGCAGGCCGGGCCCCGGGGATCGCGCGCTCGTTCGCCTTCGAGGCCTGGCGGAACTTCGACCCGGCGCTGTTCGACGAGCTGCGCGAGCTCGCCCGCCGACAGGAACGGCCGGTGACGGCCGCCATCCGGGGCGCCGACCTCGATCCCCGGGCGGTGCGGGCCGCCCGGGCCAACGCGGCCCGGGCGGGTGTGGCGGAGGCGGTCACCTTCCTCCGGGCCCCCGTCGAGGCCCTGGAACCCGTCGGCGACGCGCCCGGCTGGATCGTGAGCGATCCGCCCTACGGGCGCCGCTCCCGGGTCCCGGGCGGGGCGGAGCGGGCATGGGCCGCGCTGGGCCGCCGCCTCCGGCGGCGTTTCTCCGGCTGGCGGGTGGTGGTGCTCGGGCCGGACCGGCTGGCCCCCGCCCTGGGACTTCCCCTCGAGCCCTTGGCCCTCCTCGACAACGGCGGGCTCAAGGTGCGGCTCCTCCGGGGCCGGGTGCCCGGGCGGTGA
- a CDS encoding mechanosensitive ion channel family protein, with protein sequence MDSTSLPSALTLDGIFGGGGAAAAGGPASTACQGAACSLAVMAGAILAGLAAAFLALRFLRAWARRGGAGAHEAVARHAPAPLLALFPLAFLGLSLPFLALPAEALRQLRHLHGVLFILAVAWTLVKATAVAEGLILARFDVGVRDNLRARAVHTQVKVFRNVVIFVVALLSLAAVLMTFDTVRQLGVSLLASAGVAGIILGFAAQRSIAMLLAGIQIAVTQPIRLDDVVIVEGEWGWIEEITLTYVVVRIWDLRRLVVPITYFTERPFQNWTRTSADILATVFLYVDYTFPVEELRGELRRVLEADPRWDGKVCVLQVTAAREQCLELRALMSAADSPTAWDLRCDVREKLVDFVKRHHPECLPRFRAEIDPRGAAGGTPPGKDTK encoded by the coding sequence ATGGATTCGACGTCACTCCCCTCGGCGCTCACCTTGGACGGCATCTTCGGAGGGGGCGGCGCGGCCGCGGCCGGCGGGCCCGCCTCCACGGCCTGCCAGGGAGCGGCCTGTTCCCTGGCGGTGATGGCCGGGGCCATCCTGGCCGGCCTCGCCGCCGCCTTCCTGGCCCTGCGCTTCCTCCGGGCGTGGGCGAGGCGGGGCGGGGCCGGGGCCCACGAGGCGGTGGCCCGCCACGCCCCGGCGCCCCTCCTGGCCCTCTTCCCCCTGGCCTTCCTAGGTCTTTCGCTCCCCTTCCTGGCGCTGCCGGCCGAGGCCCTTCGCCAGCTGCGCCACCTGCACGGGGTCCTCTTCATCCTGGCCGTGGCCTGGACCCTGGTCAAGGCCACGGCCGTGGCGGAGGGGCTCATCCTGGCCCGGTTCGACGTCGGCGTGCGGGACAACCTGCGCGCCCGGGCGGTGCACACCCAGGTCAAGGTCTTCCGCAACGTCGTCATCTTCGTGGTGGCCCTCCTCTCCCTGGCCGCCGTGCTCATGACCTTCGACACCGTCCGCCAGCTCGGGGTGAGTCTTCTCGCCTCGGCGGGCGTGGCCGGGATCATCCTGGGGTTTGCCGCCCAGCGCAGCATCGCCATGCTGCTGGCGGGCATCCAGATCGCCGTCACCCAGCCCATCCGGCTCGACGACGTGGTCATCGTGGAGGGGGAATGGGGCTGGATCGAGGAGATCACCCTCACCTACGTGGTGGTCCGGATCTGGGACCTCCGGCGCCTCGTGGTCCCCATCACCTACTTCACGGAACGGCCCTTCCAGAACTGGACCCGCACCTCGGCGGACATCCTGGCGACCGTCTTCCTCTACGTGGACTACACCTTCCCCGTGGAAGAGCTCCGGGGGGAACTCCGGCGCGTCCTCGAGGCGGATCCCCGCTGGGACGGCAAGGTCTGCGTCCTCCAGGTGACCGCCGCCCGGGAGCAGTGCCTGGAGCTCCGGGCACTGATGAGCGCGGCCGACTCCCCCACCGCCTGGGACCTCCGGTGTGACGTCCGCGAAAAGCTGGTAGACTTCGTGAAAAGGCACCACCCCGAATGCCTGCCGCGCTTCCGGGCCGAGATCGACCCCCGGGGGGCGGCCGGGGGGACACCGCCGGGAAAGGACACGAAATGA
- a CDS encoding glycosyltransferase family 4 protein, which yields MKIAQVAPLFESVPPRLYGGTERVVSYLTEELVRLGHEVTLYASGDSRTSARLVPLCREALRLDPGCRDPLARHVCLLERVFQDMPGYDCVHFHVDYLHFPYLRRHPHPHVTTLHGRLDLPELADLYREFREMPVCAISESQKRPIPWANWVGTVHHGLPLDLHRFRPGSGRYLAFLGRISPEKRVDRAIEIAVRAGLELKIAAKVDKADEVYFRERIQPLLRHPLVDFVGEIGEDRKGEFLGDALALLFPIDWPEPFGLVMIEAMACGTPVVAYRCGSVPEVVEDGVTGFIVDGVDQAVAAVERVGRLDRRRIRRVFEERFSARRMAMDYVKIYESLAWSARRPRLAA from the coding sequence ATGAAGATCGCGCAGGTCGCCCCCCTCTTCGAGAGTGTCCCCCCCAGGCTCTACGGCGGCACGGAACGGGTCGTCTCCTACCTCACGGAGGAGCTGGTCCGGCTCGGGCACGAGGTCACCCTCTACGCCAGCGGCGACTCCCGGACCTCTGCGCGCCTCGTGCCGCTCTGCCGCGAGGCCCTGCGGCTCGACCCGGGCTGCCGGGATCCCCTCGCCCGCCACGTCTGCCTCCTCGAGCGGGTCTTCCAGGACATGCCCGGCTACGACTGCGTCCACTTCCACGTGGACTACCTCCACTTCCCCTACCTGCGGCGGCATCCCCACCCGCACGTCACCACCCTCCACGGGCGGCTCGACCTCCCGGAGCTGGCGGACCTCTACCGGGAGTTCCGCGAGATGCCCGTGTGCGCCATCTCCGAGAGCCAGAAGCGGCCGATCCCGTGGGCCAACTGGGTGGGGACGGTCCACCACGGGCTGCCGCTGGACCTCCACCGGTTCCGGCCGGGCAGCGGGCGGTACCTCGCCTTCCTGGGTCGCATCTCCCCGGAGAAGCGGGTGGATCGCGCCATCGAGATCGCGGTCCGCGCCGGCCTGGAGCTCAAGATCGCGGCCAAGGTGGACAAGGCCGACGAAGTCTACTTCCGGGAGCGGATCCAGCCGCTCCTCCGCCATCCCCTCGTGGACTTCGTGGGCGAGATCGGGGAAGACCGCAAGGGCGAGTTCCTGGGCGACGCCCTGGCCCTTCTCTTCCCCATCGACTGGCCGGAGCCCTTCGGCCTGGTCATGATCGAGGCCATGGCCTGCGGCACCCCAGTGGTGGCCTACCGGTGCGGTTCGGTGCCGGAGGTGGTGGAGGACGGGGTGACCGGGTTCATCGTGGACGGCGTCGACCAGGCGGTGGCCGCGGTGGAGCGCGTGGGCAGGCTCGACCGCCGGCGGATCCGGCGGGTCTTCGAGGAGCGGTTCAGCGCCCGGCGGATGGCCATGGATTACGTCAAGATCTACGAGTCCCTGGCCTGGTCGGCCCGGCGGCCGCGGCTCGCCGCCTGA
- a CDS encoding sulfite exporter TauE/SafE family protein: MKRPTLRLQIGILAALLVLSVGGIALAAGTSATPGGGHAWWFWPTCLFFFTFTIGLIAPVSGVGGGVLFVPIATAFFPFSMDFIRGTGLIMAMMSAFSSTPHLMRKGLANIKLMTPLLIVSTITSIIGGVVGLWITNAFPTGKYYLTIALGAVLFVIFVVMSTAKKLEFPEVDRVDSLSAALDITGSWFEPNLGKVVEYRTTKLPLGALAFAAVGFVAGMFGLGAGWANVPVLNMVMGAPIKVATSTSMAIITINDAAACWIYLSKGALLALILIPAIIGIYIGAKIGAKIAERAKPVFVRYLVMFILLAAGVIDVIKGLGGLGVIPKLL; the protein is encoded by the coding sequence ATGAAACGACCCACGTTGCGACTCCAAATCGGTATCCTGGCGGCGTTGCTCGTGCTCTCGGTAGGCGGCATCGCCCTGGCGGCCGGCACGAGCGCCACCCCCGGAGGCGGGCATGCCTGGTGGTTCTGGCCGACCTGCCTGTTCTTCTTCACCTTCACCATCGGCCTTATCGCCCCGGTCTCCGGGGTGGGCGGCGGCGTCCTGTTCGTCCCCATCGCCACCGCCTTCTTCCCCTTCAGCATGGACTTCATCCGGGGCACCGGGCTCATCATGGCCATGATGAGCGCCTTTTCCTCCACCCCCCACCTGATGCGCAAGGGCCTGGCCAACATCAAGCTCATGACGCCCCTGCTCATCGTCTCCACGATCACCTCCATCATCGGCGGCGTCGTGGGCCTCTGGATCACCAACGCCTTCCCCACCGGGAAGTACTACCTCACCATCGCCCTCGGCGCGGTGCTCTTCGTGATCTTCGTGGTGATGAGCACGGCCAAGAAGCTCGAGTTCCCCGAGGTCGACCGGGTCGATTCCCTCTCGGCGGCCCTGGACATCACCGGCTCCTGGTTCGAGCCGAACCTCGGGAAAGTCGTCGAGTACCGGACCACGAAGCTGCCCCTGGGGGCGCTCGCCTTCGCGGCGGTGGGCTTCGTGGCCGGGATGTTCGGCCTGGGCGCGGGCTGGGCCAACGTTCCCGTCCTGAACATGGTCATGGGGGCCCCCATCAAGGTGGCGACCTCCACCAGCATGGCGATCATCACCATCAACGACGCCGCCGCGTGCTGGATCTACCTCTCCAAGGGGGCGCTGCTGGCCCTCATCCTCATTCCGGCCATCATCGGGATCTACATCGGGGCCAAGATCGGGGCCAAGATCGCGGAGCGGGCCAAGCCGGTCTTCGTGCGCTACCTGGTCATGTTCATCCTGCTGGCCGCGGGTGTCATCGACGTGATCAAGGGCCTCGGCGGCCTGGGCGTCATCCCGAAGCTGCTCTAG
- a CDS encoding acyltransferase family protein yields the protein MDSRRTTDTLKGVAVAAVVANHYLILHLSPRAAGFANAWIAVFFFLSGYGLYHSLARRGGGRWRDFYVRRLTRIYPLLWAAGLVELVLRRGHFSLWTFTGIHASGHYWFVPALLQCYLAAPVLFLGLRRTAAGTLLCLAAAAAAANLACLAFPGTAGRAAAFLHAAWRGVVFLHVLVFAAGMWTAARGMAARPPSAAARAGFWILAAGILAVMAGLKAQAGDPVAARLFDWLPVALILGWTVYALRFSVASPAFAALGVVSYPVYLFHMPYYRVVDMVTGGLPGAAWGAFACLAGLPLLFMACRRLEAWGGDVGRRMQARLAAGG from the coding sequence ATGGACTCCCGCCGGACCACCGACACCCTCAAGGGGGTCGCCGTCGCCGCGGTGGTGGCCAACCACTACCTGATCCTGCACCTGTCCCCGCGGGCGGCGGGGTTCGCCAACGCCTGGATCGCCGTCTTCTTCTTCCTGAGCGGCTACGGGCTGTACCATTCGTTGGCCCGCCGGGGGGGCGGGCGGTGGCGGGACTTCTACGTCCGGCGCCTCACCCGCATCTACCCGTTGCTGTGGGCGGCCGGCCTCGTGGAACTCGTGCTCCGGCGCGGCCACTTCTCGCTCTGGACCTTCACCGGCATCCATGCGTCCGGCCACTACTGGTTCGTTCCCGCCCTGCTGCAGTGCTACCTCGCCGCCCCCGTGCTCTTCCTGGGGCTCCGGCGGACGGCCGCGGGTACCCTGCTGTGCCTGGCCGCGGCGGCGGCCGCGGCGAACCTCGCCTGCCTCGCCTTTCCGGGGACCGCCGGGCGGGCGGCCGCCTTCCTCCACGCCGCGTGGCGGGGCGTGGTCTTCCTCCATGTCCTGGTCTTCGCCGCCGGCATGTGGACGGCGGCCAGGGGGATGGCGGCTCGGCCGCCCTCCGCCGCCGCCCGCGCCGGGTTCTGGATCCTCGCCGCCGGGATCCTGGCGGTCATGGCGGGGCTCAAGGCGCAGGCGGGGGATCCCGTCGCGGCCCGCCTCTTCGACTGGCTCCCCGTGGCCCTGATCCTGGGATGGACGGTCTATGCCCTGCGCTTCTCCGTGGCCAGCCCGGCCTTTGCCGCCCTCGGCGTCGTCTCGTACCCGGTGTACCTCTTCCACATGCCCTACTACCGGGTGGTGGACATGGTGACCGGGGGCCTTCCGGGTGCCGCCTGGGGGGCCTTCGCCTGCCTGGCCGGGCTTCCGCTCCTCTTCATGGCGTGCCGGCGGCTGGAGGCCTGGGGCGGGGACGTGGGCCGGCGGATGCAGGCACGCCTCGCCGCCGGGGGTTGA
- a CDS encoding lipopolysaccharide assembly protein LapA domain-containing protein: MTGAPAKISARFRPPLGWKALGGLAAAVLGLLFAVQNAAVVEIRFLFWSLAVSRAVLVVLLLAVGFLVGWIAHGLFSRRKA; the protein is encoded by the coding sequence GTGACCGGCGCCCCGGCAAAGATCTCTGCCCGGTTCCGCCCGCCCCTGGGCTGGAAGGCCCTCGGGGGTCTCGCGGCGGCCGTTCTCGGCCTTCTCTTCGCGGTGCAGAACGCCGCCGTGGTGGAGATCCGGTTCCTGTTCTGGAGCCTGGCCGTCTCGAGGGCCGTCCTGGTCGTCCTGCTGCTCGCCGTGGGGTTCCTGGTCGGGTGGATCGCCCACGGCCTCTTCTCGCGCCGGAAGGCATGA
- a CDS encoding tetratricopeptide repeat protein, whose translation MSPGTGIPKPPAAARAAAVLAALLLLAGCGLLRGPAPEEAAKAPPAEVMELEAAARAGDPDAQDALGVVYHEGLGVPRDDALARRWFTPAARKGHAGAQLHLADLLAHGLGGPADPDAAARWALQAGRNGQAGAAALCRELARHDHAEAQFALALLLLDGAGGAEKAPARAAAWLKKAARNGHVGAWRTLGVLFLEGRGVPKNVAVGLAWLRKAAEAGDPEAAYRVGRLYYLGDGVRRDYRAAADWFRNAADKGHAAARYSLGYLYFKGLGVPSDYSTAYMWFQLAAEAGAEAAARALARLEPLMTAGELVEAKRMAAARRRRGR comes from the coding sequence ATGAGCCCGGGAACCGGCATTCCGAAACCGCCCGCGGCCGCCCGCGCCGCCGCCGTCCTCGCCGCCCTGCTCCTCCTCGCCGGCTGCGGCCTCCTCCGCGGCCCGGCCCCGGAAGAGGCCGCCAAGGCCCCGCCGGCCGAGGTCATGGAACTCGAGGCCGCGGCCCGCGCCGGTGATCCCGACGCCCAGGACGCCCTCGGCGTGGTTTACCACGAGGGCCTCGGCGTGCCCCGGGACGACGCCCTCGCCCGGCGGTGGTTCACCCCGGCGGCCCGGAAGGGTCATGCCGGGGCCCAGCTCCACCTCGCCGATCTTTTGGCCCACGGCCTCGGCGGCCCCGCCGACCCCGACGCGGCCGCCCGCTGGGCCCTCCAGGCGGGCCGGAACGGCCAGGCGGGCGCCGCGGCCCTGTGCCGGGAACTCGCGCGGCACGACCACGCGGAGGCGCAGTTCGCTCTGGCCCTCCTGCTCCTCGACGGGGCCGGGGGGGCCGAAAAGGCCCCGGCGCGCGCCGCGGCCTGGCTCAAAAAGGCCGCCCGGAACGGCCACGTGGGGGCCTGGCGCACCCTGGGCGTTCTCTTCCTGGAGGGCCGGGGGGTCCCGAAGAACGTGGCCGTGGGCCTGGCCTGGCTGCGAAAGGCCGCGGAGGCCGGCGACCCGGAGGCCGCCTACCGGGTGGGGCGCCTCTACTACCTCGGCGACGGCGTCCGGCGGGACTACCGGGCCGCGGCGGACTGGTTCCGGAACGCCGCGGACAAGGGCCACGCCGCGGCCCGCTACAGCCTGGGCTACCTCTACTTCAAGGGGCTGGGGGTCCCCAGCGACTACAGCACCGCCTACATGTGGTTCCAGCTGGCGGCCGAGGCCGGCGCCGAGGCCGCCGCCCGGGCCCTGGCCAGGCTCGAGCCCCTCATGACGGCGGGCGAGCTGGTGGAGGCCAAGCGCATGGCCGCCGCGCGCCGGCGCCGAGGCCGCTGA
- a CDS encoding tetratricopeptide repeat protein gives MQPRPKTVQTTAAALAAGLCLCLAVALGGPGPAAGAEPGGGLAISVNVLGYDVPVFRFKKSRLGRTYFLDHGGREWSFGPADKRRFLGEFMVYAKSAKFLDPEIEERYDLLAQYAPGKTPHPATLVLSYLEEELAQGRGWSSVLDDALLFAAEPLFLDRSDYLAFVTRAADQARRPLKDLNLVRRIEKSVPKGPARTRVLGLSYAVAGSDYRERAFPYLMTPAETFPAIPDRLFLEVLYEVALPRYKSLLRSSWDRAAAFKAGLFARVREARPRFADAFQKNFSEAAACNEKVALTKRAFDRGDYQTCHEYLNQVLADCSIRQEIGQDLSETFLNLGRVLLSQGQNEVAGELFGLAVKYSPASAKVEGRIVRIVKDQIQTDLRGGELDHAAATLDFALHFTEKCDLAGLTWKHLSLAIPRLVADGQTRQAERLFEQRLAVVDSCLGKPDLFEKYLFLADQFRRSGFEEEWLKYAKKALSFRGDPALSARLVRTYRRRAETLASAENFILAAHALEEAADIADAATKKALEEERIGLVVTHCRRLVAKKRFESAEWLLAQLPGTHPKVRSALKELAIAWGKDAIAKGECRTAAEKLRAYRELDPAVRRLMDEATACTSIFDKLF, from the coding sequence ATGCAACCCCGGCCGAAAACCGTCCAGACGACCGCGGCCGCCCTGGCCGCCGGCCTGTGCCTGTGCCTCGCCGTCGCCCTCGGCGGCCCCGGCCCCGCCGCCGGGGCCGAGCCCGGGGGAGGCCTGGCCATCTCCGTGAACGTCCTGGGCTACGACGTCCCGGTCTTCCGGTTCAAGAAGAGCCGGCTGGGTCGAACCTACTTCCTGGACCACGGCGGGCGGGAATGGAGCTTCGGCCCGGCGGACAAGCGGCGCTTCCTCGGTGAGTTCATGGTCTACGCGAAGAGCGCCAAGTTCCTGGACCCCGAGATCGAGGAACGCTACGATCTCCTGGCCCAGTACGCCCCGGGCAAGACCCCCCACCCCGCCACCCTGGTCCTCTCCTACCTGGAAGAAGAACTGGCCCAGGGCCGCGGCTGGTCCTCCGTCCTCGACGATGCCCTCCTCTTCGCCGCCGAACCCCTGTTCCTGGACCGGTCGGACTACCTCGCCTTCGTGACCCGGGCCGCCGACCAGGCCCGCCGCCCGCTCAAGGACCTCAACCTGGTCCGGCGGATCGAGAAATCCGTCCCCAAGGGACCCGCCCGGACCCGGGTCCTGGGCCTCAGCTACGCCGTGGCCGGTTCGGACTACCGGGAGCGCGCCTTTCCCTACCTCATGACCCCGGCGGAGACCTTCCCCGCCATCCCGGACCGGCTCTTCCTGGAAGTCCTCTACGAGGTGGCGCTCCCCCGGTACAAGTCACTGCTCCGGTCGTCGTGGGACCGGGCGGCCGCCTTCAAGGCCGGGCTCTTCGCCCGGGTCCGCGAGGCCCGGCCCCGCTTCGCCGACGCCTTCCAGAAGAACTTCTCCGAGGCCGCCGCCTGCAACGAGAAGGTGGCCCTCACCAAGCGGGCCTTCGACCGGGGCGACTACCAGACCTGCCACGAGTACCTGAACCAGGTGCTGGCCGACTGCTCGATACGGCAGGAGATCGGCCAGGACCTCAGCGAGACCTTCCTGAACCTGGGCCGGGTGCTGCTCTCCCAGGGCCAGAACGAGGTGGCCGGCGAGCTCTTCGGCCTCGCCGTGAAGTACTCCCCGGCCTCCGCCAAGGTGGAGGGCCGCATCGTCCGGATCGTGAAGGACCAGATCCAGACCGACCTCCGGGGCGGAGAGTTGGACCACGCGGCCGCCACCCTGGACTTCGCCCTCCACTTCACGGAGAAATGCGACCTCGCCGGGCTCACCTGGAAGCACCTGAGCCTGGCGATCCCCCGCCTGGTCGCGGACGGCCAAACCCGGCAGGCGGAACGGCTCTTCGAGCAGCGGCTGGCCGTGGTGGACTCCTGTCTCGGGAAACCCGACCTCTTCGAGAAGTACCTCTTCCTCGCCGACCAGTTCCGCCGCAGCGGTTTCGAGGAAGAATGGCTCAAGTACGCCAAGAAGGCCCTCTCCTTCAGGGGGGATCCCGCGCTGTCGGCGCGGCTGGTCCGGACCTACCGTCGGCGGGCCGAGACCCTGGCCTCGGCGGAAAACTTCATCCTGGCCGCCCACGCCCTGGAGGAAGCCGCGGACATCGCCGACGCCGCCACGAAGAAGGCCCTGGAAGAGGAGCGGATCGGCCTCGTCGTGACCCATTGCCGGCGGCTCGTGGCGAAGAAGCGGTTCGAGAGCGCCGAATGGCTCCTCGCCCAGCTGCCGGGCACGCACCCCAAGGTGCGCTCGGCGCTCAAGGAACTCGCCATCGCCTGGGGCAAAGACGCCATCGCCAAGGGCGAATGCCGGACGGCGGCGGAAAAACTGCGCGCCTACCGGGAGCTCGACCCCGCCGTGCGGCGCCTCATGGACGAGGCCACGGCCTGCACCTCCATCTTCGACAAACTCTTCTAG